The DNA segment TATCAGCCCCTCATCAACTTTGACAGCCCTTAGTGGTAGATTGCTCATTGGGGCGGCTCCTTTGCAACTAATTCGTTAACCTTGTTGAGCGACCTGAAAGTACCTGCATCACTCCACCAGCCCGAGAGCTGCTCGAATTTCAGTTGCTCTTTTTGAATATAGATGTTGTTCACATCCGTTATTTCAAATTCACCTCTGCCGGATGGCTTGAGCGTTTTGATGTATTCGTACACACGATGGTCGTAAAAATAAACTCCTGTGACTATCAGGTTTGATTTTGGCTGAGCGGGCTTTTCTTCAATACCTACGATGCGGTCCCCATCGACCTGTGCTACACCAAAACGTTCTGGGTCGGCCACTTCCTTGAGCAGAAGTTTTGCGCCCTCACTCTGCTTCCTGAAAGCGTCTGCATAGGGTTTGAGATCAGCCTGAAAGATATTATCCCCCAGTATCACGGCAACCGAGCTGCCTGCCGCGAAATTCTCAGCGAGACCGAGAGCCTGAGCAATCCCGCCTGCTTCGTCCTGTACCTTATAGGTAAACTTGCAATTGAACTCACGACCTGAGCCCAGCAGGTTGACAACATCTCCCATATGCTCAAGTCCTGTAACCACAAGGATTTCCGTCACACCCGCTGCTGTGAGTTTTTCTATCGGGTAATATATCATGGGTTTGCGGCCAACCGGCAAAAGATGCTTGTTGGTTACCTTTGTAAGCGGGTGCAAACGCGTCCCAAGTCCTCCAGCCAAAATCACGCCCTTAAGTTCCACAGGTGCTCTCCTTTCAAAAATAGCTTATTAAGGGGATTCTACCCCGAGTCCAACTTCACGTCAACTATAAGCAGTTATGAAACTTATAGGCCTTCTTTTTTTGCTTATTTTTCAGCAAAACTACTCAAAGATATGTTGTAATTACGGAATTTCACGATTAAATAGAATATGCGGGTGACACTTTCAGCAGGGAAGCGAACAGAATTAACGGATTTTTCGAGCAATCTTGAAGCTGGAAGGCCTAAAATTGCCAAACAGATTGTTGCCATCGGAGGCCAAAAAGAGGGGACGCATTTCGGTGACTGAGCCGTTGCGTTCAACACGGCCAGAAAATGACCCCACAGCAGCAGCTAAAGACTCGCGCAATTCGGAAAGCCAAAAAAACAAACTTCGAGTCTTACTTATTGAAGACGAGACTCCACATGTCTACCTGATAAGACGGGCGTTCAAGAATTCACCGCAAAGTTTTGAACTCGTCACGAGCAGGTGTTTAGAAGATGCCAAAAAGCTCATTGCCCAGCACTTGTTCGATGTACTTGTAACCGACCTTATGCTGCCGGACGGACGAGGCGTCGATCTTCTAAAAGACGCAGATATCACATGCAAAGTACCAATTGTGGTTATGACAAGTTACGGAGGCGAGGACATTGCGGTAGACGCCCTGAAAGCAGGAGCGATGGATTATGTCGTAAAGTCCAATGACGCGTTTGAAGCACTGCCTCACATAACAAAAAACGCTGTCACGAGCTGGCGTGCCCGCGAGACCCGCAGAAAATC comes from the Anaerohalosphaera lusitana genome and includes:
- a CDS encoding sugar phosphate nucleotidyltransferase, whose translation is MELKGVILAGGLGTRLHPLTKVTNKHLLPVGRKPMIYYPIEKLTAAGVTEILVVTGLEHMGDVVNLLGSGREFNCKFTYKVQDEAGGIAQALGLAENFAAGSSVAVILGDNIFQADLKPYADAFRKQSEGAKLLLKEVADPERFGVAQVDGDRIVGIEEKPAQPKSNLIVTGVYFYDHRVYEYIKTLKPSGRGEFEITDVNNIYIQKEQLKFEQLSGWWSDAGTFRSLNKVNELVAKEPPQ